DNA sequence from the Cetobacterium somerae ATCC BAA-474 genome:
GTTTCATTAAATTCCTCATGATTTTCAATTCCATTTATTTCATAATTAATAGGTCCTTTTATCTTTTCAATTATTGCCATTGTATAAATAGCGTAATATGAAAATGAGGATTTTTTTAATTTAAATTTTTCTGTTATTTGAGAATATACCTTTAAATACTCTTTCTCTTCTAAAATATCTATCTCTTCTAATAGCTCTTTTCTCTGTTTAGAAAGGAACTCTCTATCTATAAACAATTTCATTATTTTTTCACAAAGTATGTTATATAGATTACCTTCATTAATCTCTTTAAGAAAAATCCCCTTAGAATTTCTAGATTCAACCTTTATTCCCTCTTCCTCTAAAAACTCTCTTACCTTCTTCAAATCTTTGATTGCTGTGGTTCTTGAAACACCCATAGCTTGTCTTTCTTTTTCCAAATTAATATATCCATCTAAAAGTAACCTTATACAATATATATCTTGTCTTTCTCTAGATGAAAGAATATCTAATTTTGAAAAAAATTCTGAAAATTTCTCATCTCTATTTTCAAGACTATATATATTATTTACTTTTCTTATTGGCTTTATTCCTTTTTCATGTAGGTATTCATTAAGTACATTTATATTTCTTTCTATAGAATTAATATCTAAATCCACATATTTTGTTATTTCATCTAAATGGATATCTCCATGTAACAAAACTTTTAGCAGAGCTATTGCTTTATTTGACATATACCATCCCCCTAAAATTTTATTTATATATAGCTTTTCATAACCTCTAATTTCCCACTTATTGTAACTGATGTATTTGCTGGTATGAAGTATGTATCACCTTTTTTCACTTCATACTCTTTTTCTTTAGACTTTAATTTTCCCTCTCCATCAAGTATTGAGTATATTTTAAAGTTTTTATAACTTTCATCTTGGAATATTCCATTAACTAATAGTCTATCAATAGAAAAATACTCTCCTCTTATTAACTCTTCAACAGTTGCATCTTGAACTCTTATTTTTTCTCTTGAAACCTCTGAACTTATCTCTACATCTTTTCCAAATTCAATTACATCCATAGCTTTATCTAAATGCAGTTCTCTTTTTACTCCATTTACTTCTCTATCAAAATCATATATTCTATAAGTTGTGTCTGAGTTTTGCTGTATCTCACATATTAAAATAGATCCCTCTAAAGTTCCATGAACAACTCCAGGTTTTACATCTATAAAATCACCTTTTTTTACACTTACCTCATTGAATAATCCTGTAAAATCCTTTTTATCAACTTTTTCTTTATATATCTCTGGTGTAATCTCTTTTTTTAATCCTAATATTAGTTTAGCATCCGAACTAGCTTCCATAACATACCAAACTTCACTTTTACCAAACTCTTTTTCTACTCTTAATGCATATTCATCACTTGGATGAACCTGTACAGAAAGCTTATCATTGATATCTAAATACTTTATTAAAAGTGGAAACTTTTCTCCATATTTTTCAACAATCTCTTTTCCTACAAGCTCTTCACCATATTTTTTAAATATATCTTCTAGACTTTTTCCTTCTAATTCGCCGTTTTCAACATAAGACATCCCTGCTGGATGACAGCTCACTTCCCAAGATTCTCCATATAACTCATCAGTAGGTAATTGAAATCCTAAAGTTGTTTCAAAACCTCTTCCACCCCATATTTTTTCAACTAAATTCTTTTTAAATTTTAATAGATACATCTTTCCTCCTAGAACTAACACATATGATATATATTAAGTATATAATTTTCTAAATTCCCTTTATTGTATCTTGATTTATTGAAAAAGTAAACAAAAAAGAGGAAAAACCTTTCCTCTTTTTTGCTTTTACTACTATTATAAGTTATTTATGTTTATTGATTGAACATTTAATGTTCTTCCATCCTCAGACATTGGTACTTTTATTTCACCTGTTCTAATTTTTTCAATAACAATATCCTTTCCAGGAACATTTTCTTCAAATCCAATTATCGACCAGTTATTATCAACTTTTGGATTTAATTCACCTTTTAAGTTTTCTTGTACATATCTTACAATAAGATCTCTAATTCTTCCACCATCTTGTAACTCTTCATAAGAATCATAATATTTATCTTCAGCTGTTACAAGTCCTAAGTTCATAAGAGTTCCAAATCTATAGTTATTTACAGCTACTTTATATGTTTTCTTTGGATCTATAGGTTGACCATTTATTGTTGCATCAACTATTCTTTGCCCAGTTGGCTTAGATATATCAACTTTATAATTTACTCCATCAAACATATCATAGTTATATCCTCTAACTTTTGGATTAAATGATATAGTTACATCTCCTGGTTCTGTTTGATTATAGTAATCCATCGACCATTCCATATATTTTAATAAGTTCTCTCCAGTCATATTTACGCCCATTAAAGTATTTGTATACTTGTAGATAAATGCAACATCCTTCTTTTTAAAATCTCCTGCATTTAAATTTGAGTCAAAATTAAATACTGCTGCTGCTGAAACATCTGATTTTGCAAAATGATTTTGTACTTCATTTATTAGTTCAATTATTGCATTATCCTCTAATTGAGATGTTGGCATTGTTGTAACTTTATCTTCACCAGTAATATAATCTGTTCTCTCTATAAATTTACCATTTACTTTTCCAACTACTTTATTTGCATCAGCTCTTGATTCATCATGAACATTTTTAAACTGATCTAGCATATCTTTATCTGCTGAAACATCTTTAGTTTCCACATTTTTAGCTACTATATCTTTAACTTCCCACTTACCATCTTTTTTAACAACTTTGATTTCTCCATTAGAAACTCCCCATCCGTAAGCACCTGGCTCAAGAACTGTTGTTCCATTTACATCAGTTACATATCTAGCATGCTCGTGACCTGCAAATATAAGATCAAATTGAGGATAAGCTTGTGCTAAATCAAATACACCAGTTTTTCCGTACTCATCTTTTCTTCCTAAGTGGAAAGCTCCTACAAGTACATCATATTTTCCTTCTAATTCATCTAAAGTTTCTTTTACTGCTGTCATTGGATCTTCAAAAGTAAGTCCTTTAAAATGCTCTGGAGCTGAAGCTTCCCACATAGGAACATGAGGTGGAATTCCTCCTACTAAAGCTACCTTTACTCCTTGAACGTCATAAATTTGGTATGGTAAAACAAATTTTGATCCATCATCTTCATTCTCTATGTTTACAGAGATTACCGATCCTTTGAAATTTTTAACATTTCTTAATAAAAAATCTTTTTCAAAATTAAATTCGTGATTTCCTAAAATCCATGCATCATAATCCATTGTATTCATAGCTTCAACCATAGGATGTGTTTCTAAGTTATTAAATAATTCAGCACTATTATCTTGAACAGTATCTCCTATATCCATTAAAATTAAGTTTGGATTTTTTTCTCTTAAATTTTTTACAATTGTATAAGTTTTTGCAAATCCTGCACTTTTATCTTCAGAATCAATTCCATACTCATATGGATATATTCTTCCATGAACGTCAGACGTAGCTGCAAAAGATAGAGTAACTTCCTCTGGCCCTGCCTCTCCCTTTGTAATAACTTTTTTTTCTAGATTAAGTTTATTTTCTTTATACTCCTTAACCTCTGTGTTTGTTGCTGTTTTAGGTGTTTCCTCTTTTTTTCCACAACCAATTAAAGCCATAGATAAAAGAGCTCCTAAAACTAAGAATTTAGTGCTTTTCACTATTATTCCTCCCCTTTTCTTTTTATTAATAATATTGAAACAACTGCTGTTATTGGTACAGTTGCTATTATACCTATACTTCCTGCTAAAGCATTGACAATCTCAATTGCTATAGCTGGTATATTTATGAATTGCTGATAAACCATTCCGTAACCCCATATCATCATCATTAAAGGTAATGATCCTCCTGCAAAAGCAAGTATCAATGTGTTTATCATTGTTCCAACTATATCCTTTCCTATTACCATAGCCGAATGGAATAGTTCCTTTGAAGTTAAACTTTTTTTATGTTGATGTATTTCATTTACAGATGATGATATAGACATTGCCACATCCATAACGGCTCCTAGAGAAGCAATTAATATGGATACAAATAATAATCCTTCTATCTGAAGTTTAAAATCTTTTGTTATATAAAGTAATTGTTGTCCTTCAGATAAATTTAGTCCACTTAAACTCATTATTTTTCCAAATCCATAGGAGATTAATCCTGCAATAGTTATACCACTAATAGTTCCTATTATTGCTGAATATGTTTTTCTATCATATCCACCTATTAATAAAAAACTAACTACTATTATTATGGAAGATAAAAGTATTGAAGTCGATACCGGATCTGCACCTTTAAATAAAAGTGGTAATAATACATATATTATCATTGACCCTGTAAAAACTAAAGCTAGTAGAGATTTCACTCCCTTCATTTTACCTAAAATTAAAACAGCACCTATAAATATTGTACCTAAAAGATATATAGCTCGATCTCTTTTTAAGTTATATAGCCAAACTGTAGTTTTTTCTTTTTCCTCTCTCACTGTAAATATAGCTTTTAATCCTACATCTGCATATACATTGTGAAGAGCGCTTAAAGAGTTGTAAACTTTAAAAGTTTTATCTTTATATTTCCCTTCTAAAATCTTTACTTCTAAATTTTGTCCGCCTCTAAATTTACCCTTTATAACAGGGTCTTTCATTAGTTCTTCATCTATAACTTTAGTTACTTCACCTTGAACAAACTCTTGCGGAAATTTTGTTTTCCCTTTTAAATCTATACTTAGTTTAGGTGAATAAATTGCCATTATAAAAATAGATATCACAACTAATATTGGTAATATTATCCTCTTCATTTCAACCTCTTGTTCTATTAAAAATCATTTTCACTGTAAATTATAACATTTTTTTTGAAAAAAATCTCTTTTTTGTTTGACTATTTCATAAAATTTTTGTATTATTATATGTGTAATATTATAACTTTTGGGGTGAGGTGGAAAAATGCTTGAAGCTAACATAAAAGAACTACTAAAAGGTAAAACTATGGATGAATTACTAGAGCTAATAATTTTAGGATTGGAAGCTACTGATGATAAAGAATCTTTTATCAATACTTTTAATGAAGATAAACCTCTTATGGAGATTGCCTAATAAACTTCCTTGATATTTTTCAAGGAGTTTTTTTATTTTTTGTAAAATTAGCCTTGATTATTTGAAATTTATGAGCTATATAAGTAGTGAGATTAACTTCAATATATGGAGGGTACTATGGATTATAAAATTGTTAGAAAAGAAAACCAAAAAGAACGCCTTTGGACTGGAGGAGTTTCTAAAGAACTATATATTTATCCTGATGGTTCAACTATTAATAGTCCTTTTAATTTCAGGGTTTCAACGGCAAGTATAAATCCTGGAGAATATAATTTCACATCTTTTAAAGGATACAAAAGACTTCTTATACTTTTATCAGGAAATGTTAAATTAGAAGTAGATGGAAGAGATTACTACTTAAAGCCTCTATCACATATATTTTTCTCTGGAGATAGCCACACAAGTAGTTTAGCAGATGAAAAAAGCATTGATTTTAACCTTATTTTTAAAGAGAATATCAATCTTTTAGATTTTAAAATTATTGAAACAGAGTTTTCAGGA
Encoded proteins:
- a CDS encoding type I phosphomannose isomerase catalytic subunit, with translation MYLLKFKKNLVEKIWGGRGFETTLGFQLPTDELYGESWEVSCHPAGMSYVENGELEGKSLEDIFKKYGEELVGKEIVEKYGEKFPLLIKYLDINDKLSVQVHPSDEYALRVEKEFGKSEVWYVMEASSDAKLILGLKKEITPEIYKEKVDKKDFTGLFNEVSVKKGDFIDVKPGVVHGTLEGSILICEIQQNSDTTYRIYDFDREVNGVKRELHLDKAMDVIEFGKDVEISSEVSREKIRVQDATVEELIRGEYFSIDRLLVNGIFQDESYKNFKIYSILDGEGKLKSKEKEYEVKKGDTYFIPANTSVTISGKLEVMKSYI
- a CDS encoding HTH domain protein produces the protein MSNKAIALLKVLLHGDIHLDEITKYVDLDINSIERNINVLNEYLHEKGIKPIRKVNNIYSLENRDEKFSEFFSKLDILSSRERQDIYCIRLLLDGYINLEKERQAMGVSRTTAIKDLKKVREFLEEEGIKVESRNSKGIFLKEINEGNLYNILCEKIMKLFIDREFLSKQRKELLEEIDILEEKEYLKVYSQITEKFKLKKSSFSYYAIYTMAIIEKIKGPINYEINGIENHEEFNETLLEMENIITPIVFSSEFKRFLASVALKIRYNCDLNNPLKESYKKFINKVQEIFKLDDKEKKKLCSQLVTCYTMGYLDKKYGVLWVRKSPNSERCKRLGQIVEEILKELGIDMIYSDVLRLAGCITNFFMLEEYVEGFKVLSVSRNIDNEYSQRVIEAMKVFYPKISFTTESFLEFRFKSKEEIDSYNLIISDTESYSIKTLRKVNTLSLREIQRCFIEYVLDKRFENFKK
- a CDS encoding bifunctional metallophosphatase/5'-nucleotidase, with the protein product MKSTKFLVLGALLSMALIGCGKKEETPKTATNTEVKEYKENKLNLEKKVITKGEAGPEEVTLSFAATSDVHGRIYPYEYGIDSEDKSAGFAKTYTIVKNLREKNPNLILMDIGDTVQDNSAELFNNLETHPMVEAMNTMDYDAWILGNHEFNFEKDFLLRNVKNFKGSVISVNIENEDDGSKFVLPYQIYDVQGVKVALVGGIPPHVPMWEASAPEHFKGLTFEDPMTAVKETLDELEGKYDVLVGAFHLGRKDEYGKTGVFDLAQAYPQFDLIFAGHEHARYVTDVNGTTVLEPGAYGWGVSNGEIKVVKKDGKWEVKDIVAKNVETKDVSADKDMLDQFKNVHDESRADANKVVGKVNGKFIERTDYITGEDKVTTMPTSQLEDNAIIELINEVQNHFAKSDVSAAAVFNFDSNLNAGDFKKKDVAFIYKYTNTLMGVNMTGENLLKYMEWSMDYYNQTEPGDVTISFNPKVRGYNYDMFDGVNYKVDISKPTGQRIVDATINGQPIDPKKTYKVAVNNYRFGTLMNLGLVTAEDKYYDSYEELQDGGRIRDLIVRYVQENLKGELNPKVDNNWSIIGFEENVPGKDIVIEKIRTGEIKVPMSEDGRTLNVQSININNL
- a CDS encoding HutD family protein, with the translated sequence MDYKIVRKENQKERLWTGGVSKELYIYPDGSTINSPFNFRVSTASINPGEYNFTSFKGYKRLLILLSGNVKLEVDGRDYYLKPLSHIFFSGDSHTSSLADEKSIDFNLIFKENINLLDFKIIETEFSGKELSSKAINIFYNLEENRHIRVNHNEYTLGKEDTLIACGNNFNIEDHGKGIILSLDIKI
- a CDS encoding YibE/F family protein → MKRIILPILVVISIFIMAIYSPKLSIDLKGKTKFPQEFVQGEVTKVIDEELMKDPVIKGKFRGGQNLEVKILEGKYKDKTFKVYNSLSALHNVYADVGLKAIFTVREEKEKTTVWLYNLKRDRAIYLLGTIFIGAVLILGKMKGVKSLLALVFTGSMIIYVLLPLLFKGADPVSTSILLSSIIIVVSFLLIGGYDRKTYSAIIGTISGITIAGLISYGFGKIMSLSGLNLSEGQQLLYITKDFKLQIEGLLFVSILIASLGAVMDVAMSISSSVNEIHQHKKSLTSKELFHSAMVIGKDIVGTMINTLILAFAGGSLPLMMMIWGYGMVYQQFINIPAIAIEIVNALAGSIGIIATVPITAVVSILLIKRKGEE